Genomic window (Chondrocystis sp. NIES-4102):
ATTTAAAATCTACATAAATAATGACTACAATTAATCACCATCAAGTTAATCCCAGAAAAATCACTTGGATTGATTACTATCAAGGATTTTTATCTGTAGCTGCCATATTAGTTTTTTTTACCAAAATAGATGTATATTTACACACAAGAGGTTTGGGAATTCCTCTACTATGGTTAATTGGTTTTACATTTGCTGCATCTCCTTTATTTCTTACCATAGGTAACCGCTTAAAATATATTCCCATCCCTGTCATAGTTTGGGTGACGGGATATTTAGCACTACCGTTAATTTCAATTTTAATTTTGCCTCAAATTCCTGATTTACAATTTTTTGAGGATCAAATTAGAACTATGGTATTTTTGTTAGTAATGCTAATAATTTTTTCCCAACGTCTTATATTTTTAAAATGGGTAAAAATAACAATTTTACTAGTTACTATCTTCAATACAGTAGCTTTTTTATATGAGTTTGTTAACCCCTTAGCTTTTTATGTATTACAAGTATCTCCTGGTAGATCATCTGGATTTTATGAAGATTCTAATACCGCAGGTTGTATTATAATTTTAGGGATGATTATTAGTATTGATTTAATCAAGCCTAAATACCGTTTAATTTTCGCCTCATTTCTATTTTTAGGAATTGCTACTACTTTTTCCCGTGGTGCAATACTTGGCTGGTTTGTAGTTGTCTTATTATTTATGAAAAATGAGATTATCCCTAGAAGGCAAATAATACTTTTATTCCTGTCAATGTTTGTGACAATTACTATTTTATCTAGTCAACTAAATAATCTTTCTAATATTAAAACTGCCGATGGGACAGATTTATTTAACGATGATTCATTAGAACGAGTTGAATTTTTAATTAATCCTTTAGGACAAAAAGATGATTCTAGTGCTTCGCGTAAAGGACACGTAGAAGAAGCTTGGCATAAATTTGCTATGAAACCTTTTATTGGTAATGGATTAGGAACAGGAGGCAGTGAGGTATTTCGTACCTCTGATGGACAACCACAAAGAAGCCATAATATTTATTTAGATCAAATGGTGGAGTATGGATTTTTAGGAAGTCTTATTTATCCTTTTTTAATATTAGCTTGTGTTTGGAAAGCTGAAGGTGAACACAGAAAATATAGTCTTCCTTTTATAGCATTTGCATTATTATGGGGAATTTTTAGTCATACGACTATGGAGTCTTTCTGCCTTTTGGTTTATTATGCGGTCATGGCAAATTTAACTCAGCAAAGTCGCTTAGGAAATTTTTAAAAATATCTATTTATATTTTGTTTTTTATATTATGAAATTAGATTCAAATCCAACCAATAACCTCTCTAAAAAGATCAAAGTTGCCTTTGTAATTACTGGTTTAAATACTGGTGGTGCAGAAATGATGCTTTACAAATTTTTAACCAGAATTGATCGTCAGAAATATTCCCCCACAGTTATAGCCATGCTAGAAGGTGGTATATTTGTTGAGCGAATACAAGCTTTAGATATCCCTGTATACAACTTGGGAATGCAGCCAGGAATTCCTAC
Coding sequences:
- a CDS encoding O-antigen polymerase, whose translation is MTTINHHQVNPRKITWIDYYQGFLSVAAILVFFTKIDVYLHTRGLGIPLLWLIGFTFAASPLFLTIGNRLKYIPIPVIVWVTGYLALPLISILILPQIPDLQFFEDQIRTMVFLLVMLIIFSQRLIFLKWVKITILLVTIFNTVAFLYEFVNPLAFYVLQVSPGRSSGFYEDSNTAGCIIILGMIISIDLIKPKYRLIFASFLFLGIATTFSRGAILGWFVVVLLFMKNEIIPRRQIILLFLSMFVTITILSSQLNNLSNIKTADGTDLFNDDSLERVEFLINPLGQKDDSSASRKGHVEEAWHKFAMKPFIGNGLGTGGSEVFRTSDGQPQRSHNIYLDQMVEYGFLGSLIYPFLILACVWKAEGEHRKYSLPFIAFALLWGIFSHTTMESFCLLVYYAVMANLTQQSRLGNF